The Sorangiineae bacterium MSr11367 genome window below encodes:
- a CDS encoding ABC transporter substrate-binding protein codes for MKTTRTFLSVGGLLALATVAPALGLQTTACSKDEPPPASQNPIKIGVSAALDGPYGGTGQGIRAGIRAAAAVINARGGVLGRPIQLLEEDDKSSNPDRDGSRLLKDIINKFRAEKVSAILGPGATVQVGTAMEITYPNGGVKGAKIPSDKTPTLLISAWATSPTLTDQWPAFPDRFLYRTPPSDFYQRQALWKRMEEPTVLGDGGVGPISCEHPFLVYAQDPLGETYNQYGTEVKGLTDAYKSAVKTGQQTEGYAATIDKFKKAPTTPGCVALVTYADVSAQVVRAFRQANITTKFFATDATFDSSFLDIVGDTRTLDMVGVEPDTIPEDYPPFEEFKAIFRAHTPTADGGVLLDPPSYASNAFDAMVLVAFAIQRSGKPDDPYEIRNSLVAVSRGEPAGSGVQVTPRGIDAGFSALASGSEINYQGASGPVDFDENGDVKAGYVKWIFKNGNFQVLSGNGSRYKPTDFSDQ; via the coding sequence ATGAAGACGACGAGAACTTTCTTGAGTGTGGGTGGCCTTCTTGCGCTCGCAACCGTTGCTCCGGCCCTGGGGCTGCAGACGACGGCGTGTTCGAAGGACGAGCCTCCCCCTGCCAGTCAGAATCCCATCAAGATCGGCGTGTCGGCCGCGCTCGACGGCCCCTACGGCGGTACGGGCCAGGGCATTCGAGCGGGCATTCGCGCGGCGGCCGCCGTCATCAACGCGCGCGGAGGTGTCCTCGGTAGGCCCATCCAGCTTCTCGAGGAGGACGACAAGAGCAGCAATCCGGATCGCGATGGGTCCAGATTGCTGAAGGACATCATCAATAAATTCCGCGCCGAGAAGGTCTCGGCGATCCTCGGCCCGGGTGCAACCGTGCAAGTCGGCACCGCCATGGAAATCACGTACCCGAACGGCGGCGTGAAGGGCGCGAAGATCCCGTCCGACAAGACGCCAACGCTTCTCATCTCGGCATGGGCAACGTCTCCGACGTTGACGGATCAATGGCCGGCGTTTCCAGATCGCTTTCTCTATCGCACACCTCCCTCCGACTTCTATCAGCGCCAAGCACTCTGGAAGCGCATGGAAGAGCCGACGGTCCTGGGCGATGGAGGCGTGGGGCCGATCTCGTGCGAACACCCCTTCTTGGTCTATGCCCAAGACCCCCTCGGCGAGACCTACAACCAGTACGGAACGGAGGTAAAGGGCCTTACGGATGCATACAAGAGCGCTGTCAAAACGGGCCAACAAACTGAAGGCTATGCGGCTACGATCGACAAGTTCAAAAAAGCGCCCACGACACCGGGTTGCGTCGCCCTGGTGACCTATGCCGACGTCTCGGCGCAGGTCGTTCGGGCATTCCGGCAGGCAAATATCACGACGAAATTCTTTGCGACGGATGCCACCTTCGACAGCAGCTTCTTGGATATCGTGGGCGATACGAGAACGCTCGACATGGTAGGGGTCGAGCCCGACACGATCCCGGAGGACTATCCGCCGTTCGAAGAGTTCAAGGCGATCTTTCGAGCCCATACCCCGACGGCGGATGGCGGCGTGCTGCTTGATCCGCCGTCGTACGCGTCCAATGCGTTCGACGCGATGGTCCTCGTGGCCTTTGCGATTCAACGTTCCGGAAAGCCCGACGACCCCTATGAGATTCGCAACTCACTCGTCGCAGTCTCGCGTGGAGAGCCAGCAGGGAGCGGCGTGCAAGTTACCCCTCGGGGCATCGACGCAGGTTTCAGTGCGCTCGCCAGTGGGAGCGAGATCAACTACCAGGGAGCTTCGGGCCCGGTCGATTTCGACGAGAACGGCGACGTGAAAGCGGGTTACGTGAAGTGGATCTTCAAGAACGGTAACTTCCAAGTGCTTTCCGGGAACGGGTCCCGCTACAAGCCGACGGACTTCAGCGATCAGTAG
- a CDS encoding MFS transporter, translating to MVTADATPSEKARERDSHDMGWRLRAIFGGSIGNLVEWYDWYAYSAFSLYFAPAFFPKGSQTAQLLNTAAIFAVGFLMRPIGGWIFGRYADRVGRKAALTSSVFLMSFGSLMIALTPGYASIGIAAPVMLVTARLLQGLSVGGEYGTSATYLSEVATRDRRGFYSSFQYVTLVGGHLAALAVQLVLQRLVLTPAELSAWGWRIPFVIGAVLAVVALYLRRRLEETESFKAQKGEGERAQRKGTIAELMRHPKALLLVVGLTLGGTVAFYTYTAYMKNFLVNSVGLPKDTATLLAFVSLFLYMLMQPLFGLVSDHIGRRPLLLGFGILGTLGTVPILTALSETKSAWVAFALMMVSLVIVSGYTSINAIVKAEMFPTEIRALGVGLPYGVTVAIFGGTAEYVGLWFKDHGHEPYFFWYVSACIFVSFIAYLGMTDTKKTSLLDRESAETTDR from the coding sequence ATGGTCACCGCAGACGCTACGCCCTCCGAGAAAGCGCGCGAGCGCGATTCCCACGACATGGGCTGGCGTCTGCGCGCCATTTTCGGCGGATCCATCGGCAACCTGGTCGAATGGTACGATTGGTATGCCTACTCGGCGTTTTCTCTGTATTTCGCGCCTGCGTTCTTCCCAAAGGGCAGTCAGACGGCGCAGCTTCTGAACACCGCGGCCATCTTCGCGGTGGGCTTTCTCATGCGCCCCATCGGCGGCTGGATCTTCGGCCGCTACGCCGATCGCGTCGGCCGAAAAGCGGCGCTCACGTCGTCCGTGTTTCTCATGTCGTTCGGTTCGCTGATGATCGCGCTCACGCCGGGCTACGCGAGCATTGGCATCGCCGCGCCCGTGATGCTGGTCACGGCGCGCCTTCTTCAGGGCCTCTCGGTGGGCGGTGAATACGGCACCTCGGCCACGTACTTGAGCGAGGTGGCCACGCGCGATCGGCGCGGCTTCTATTCGAGCTTTCAATACGTCACCCTGGTGGGCGGCCACCTCGCCGCCCTCGCCGTGCAGCTGGTGCTGCAACGCCTGGTGCTGACCCCTGCGGAGTTGTCCGCGTGGGGATGGCGCATCCCCTTCGTCATCGGCGCCGTGCTCGCGGTGGTGGCGCTCTATCTGCGCCGCCGCCTCGAGGAAACGGAGTCGTTCAAGGCCCAAAAAGGGGAGGGCGAGCGCGCGCAGCGCAAAGGCACGATCGCCGAATTGATGCGTCACCCGAAGGCGCTGCTTCTCGTGGTGGGCCTCACCTTGGGCGGCACGGTCGCGTTCTACACGTACACCGCGTACATGAAGAACTTCCTCGTGAACTCGGTGGGTCTGCCCAAGGACACGGCGACGTTGCTCGCCTTCGTTTCGCTGTTCCTCTACATGCTCATGCAGCCGCTGTTCGGGCTCGTGTCCGACCACATCGGCCGGCGCCCGCTGCTCCTCGGCTTCGGCATCCTAGGCACCCTCGGCACCGTGCCGATCCTCACCGCCTTGAGCGAGACGAAGAGCGCCTGGGTCGCCTTCGCGTTGATGATGGTCTCGCTGGTCATCGTCAGCGGCTACACGTCCATCAACGCCATCGTGAAGGCCGAAATGTTCCCCACCGAGATCCGAGCCCTCGGCGTCGGCCTCCCTTATGGCGTCACCGTCGCCATCTTCGGCGGCACGGCCGAATACGTGGGCCTCTGGTTCAAAGACCACGGCCACGAGCCGTATTTCTTCTGGTACGTGAGCGCGTGCATCTTCGTGTCGTTCATCGCCTACCTGGGGATGACCGACACGAAGAAGACATCGCTGCTCGATCGCGAGAGCGCCGAGACTACTGATCGCTGA
- a CDS encoding dicarboxylate/amino acid:cation symporter, with protein MISAAEKKPLYKILYVQVLFAIACGVVLGYVRPQLAVEMRPFGDGFIKLIKMIIAPVIFCTIVAGIGGMQDMKKIGRIGGKALLYFEIVSTFALAIGLIVANLVKPGAGFNVDPHTLDTKEIAEFTTRAKGQHTVDFLLNIIPTTVVDAFAKGEILQVLLLAVLFGFAVSALGERGKAILHFIELAAKAIFGVVNIIMKVAPLGAFGAMAFTIGKYGISSLLPMAKLMGSVYMTCILFVVVVLGTIARMSGFSILRFIVFIREELLIVLGTSSSESALPKLMTKLEWVGCSKSVVGLVVPAGYSFNLDGTNIYMTMAALFIAQATNTHLTLGQELTILVVAMLTSKGASGITGAGFVTLASTLAVVPDVPVAGMALILGIDRFMSEARALTNIIGNSVATVVVARWENELDREKFAERIKLDPERVDMAADVAEEASARPAAEGI; from the coding sequence ATGATTTCCGCCGCAGAAAAGAAGCCTCTCTACAAGATACTGTACGTTCAGGTCCTCTTCGCCATCGCGTGCGGCGTGGTCCTCGGCTACGTGCGTCCCCAGCTCGCCGTCGAGATGCGCCCGTTCGGCGATGGCTTCATCAAGTTGATAAAGATGATCATCGCCCCGGTCATCTTCTGCACCATCGTCGCCGGAATTGGCGGCATGCAGGATATGAAGAAGATTGGGCGCATCGGTGGCAAAGCGCTTCTGTATTTCGAAATCGTCTCCACCTTCGCTCTGGCCATTGGGTTGATCGTCGCCAACCTGGTCAAACCCGGCGCGGGCTTCAACGTCGACCCGCACACGCTCGACACCAAGGAAATCGCCGAATTTACCACCCGGGCCAAAGGGCAGCACACGGTGGATTTCCTTCTGAACATCATCCCCACCACGGTGGTCGACGCCTTTGCCAAAGGCGAGATCTTGCAGGTGCTCCTCCTCGCGGTCCTCTTTGGTTTCGCGGTGAGTGCACTCGGCGAACGCGGTAAAGCGATTTTGCATTTCATCGAGCTTGCGGCAAAAGCCATATTCGGGGTGGTCAATATCATCATGAAGGTGGCGCCCCTCGGCGCCTTCGGCGCCATGGCCTTCACCATCGGCAAGTACGGCATTTCGTCGCTGTTGCCGATGGCCAAGCTGATGGGCTCCGTCTACATGACGTGCATCCTTTTCGTCGTGGTGGTGCTCGGCACCATTGCCCGCATGTCGGGATTCAGCATTCTCCGGTTCATCGTCTTCATCCGTGAGGAGCTGCTCATCGTGCTCGGGACGAGCTCCTCGGAGAGCGCCCTGCCCAAGCTCATGACCAAGCTGGAATGGGTGGGGTGTTCCAAGTCGGTCGTCGGGTTGGTGGTTCCCGCGGGCTATTCGTTCAACCTCGACGGGACGAACATTTACATGACGATGGCGGCGCTGTTCATTGCGCAGGCCACCAATACGCACCTCACCTTGGGGCAGGAGCTCACCATTTTGGTGGTGGCCATGCTCACGTCGAAGGGCGCCTCGGGCATCACTGGCGCGGGCTTCGTGACCCTGGCGTCGACGCTCGCCGTCGTGCCCGACGTTCCGGTGGCCGGCATGGCCCTCATTTTGGGCATCGATCGCTTCATGAGCGAGGCGCGCGCCCTGACGAACATCATCGGCAACAGTGTGGCCACCGTCGTGGTCGCCCGCTGGGAAAATGAGCTCGACCGCGAGAAGTTCGCCGAGCGCATCAAGCTCGATCCGGAGCGGGTCGACATGGCGGCGGATGTCGCGGAGGAAGCGTCAGCTCGCCCAGCAGCGGAAGGGATATAG
- a CDS encoding PTS sugar transporter subunit IIB yields the protein MKKILVACGSGIATSTVVVQKLNELLRARGLFVRIEQCKASEVESKISGFDLVVSTTEVGDSKGKPIVRTVSFLTGIGIDKDVERIVKLLSA from the coding sequence GTGAAGAAAATCTTGGTTGCTTGCGGATCGGGGATCGCAACCTCCACGGTGGTCGTTCAAAAGCTGAACGAACTTCTTCGTGCGCGCGGATTGTTCGTTCGCATCGAGCAATGCAAAGCCTCGGAAGTGGAAAGCAAGATCTCCGGCTTCGACTTGGTCGTCTCCACCACGGAGGTGGGAGATTCCAAGGGGAAACCTATCGTTCGAACCGTGAGCTTTCTCACCGGCATCGGCATCGACAAGGACGTCGAGCGCATCGTGAAGCTTCTCAGCGCGTGA
- a CDS encoding HPr family phosphocarrier protein, whose product MTDEEAIDIELSEPLHARPASMLVRLASRQTAAIEIAFEGRSANAKKILEVLKLGAIRGSTVRLVARGEHAALALERLSDLIHHGFSTDALPEIATAAAPGMAIGRASLLLSTVADAAPESMPGYSISDDIPSSRRRVHAAFGRAQSELHRLIARLPPPEAQLFEPLSVILMELMNATLPNLEAGMSAVLALDVAAASAGTARSDLVRDALERVRAVLLGVDLVTAELLAGEGDRILVARVLTPSLLVGLPRSFRGIIAEGDTGPGYTSHAAILARGRGLPLVFAPAHVVSAIRRDETIVIESTETSCQFWSSPSAEFLQGARARHDAWLAQKRRDEELARAIRSDTAVRANVGSLDERIPPSADGIGLVRTELLFSGRLSPPGEMEQASVYAALAKGVAGNPCIVRLFDAGGDKPIPWLPGEGRGMDLLLAHPHVFEAQLRAIDRAREHGDVQVLVPMARSAEDIERVRAGLASDAPVGALIETREAADAIEAIARVSDFISVGTNDLASSVLGVDRAVLRWEGTEAFLRDERLLVVVRTIVERAHATGRKVTVCGELAGHPEMARELVALGVDALSVACERIASVKVALGARNR is encoded by the coding sequence GTGACGGACGAGGAGGCGATCGACATCGAGCTCTCCGAGCCGTTGCATGCGCGCCCCGCAAGCATGCTCGTGCGGCTTGCGTCGCGTCAGACCGCGGCCATCGAGATCGCCTTCGAGGGGCGATCGGCCAATGCCAAAAAGATCCTCGAGGTGCTCAAGCTGGGCGCCATCCGGGGCAGCACCGTGCGCCTGGTCGCGCGCGGAGAACACGCCGCGCTGGCGCTGGAGCGCCTGTCCGACTTGATCCACCACGGATTTTCCACCGACGCGCTGCCCGAAATCGCCACGGCGGCCGCACCGGGCATGGCCATCGGACGCGCGTCGCTGCTCCTTAGCACCGTGGCGGATGCGGCGCCGGAATCGATGCCCGGCTACAGCATCTCGGACGACATCCCTTCGAGCCGACGCCGCGTGCACGCCGCCTTTGGACGCGCGCAGAGCGAGCTGCATCGCTTGATCGCGCGCCTCCCGCCCCCCGAGGCGCAGCTCTTCGAGCCGCTCTCCGTCATCTTGATGGAGCTGATGAACGCGACCTTGCCCAACCTCGAAGCGGGGATGAGCGCGGTGCTGGCGCTCGACGTCGCCGCGGCCTCGGCGGGCACCGCACGGAGCGATCTCGTTCGCGATGCCCTGGAGCGCGTGCGCGCGGTGCTCCTCGGCGTCGATCTGGTGACCGCGGAGCTCCTCGCGGGCGAGGGCGATCGTATCCTCGTTGCGCGCGTGTTGACGCCGTCGCTGCTCGTCGGCTTGCCGCGATCGTTTCGCGGCATCATCGCGGAAGGGGACACCGGCCCTGGCTACACCTCGCACGCGGCCATCCTGGCGCGCGGCCGAGGGCTCCCGTTGGTGTTCGCCCCTGCGCACGTGGTGTCGGCCATTCGCCGCGACGAGACCATCGTCATCGAGTCCACCGAGACCTCGTGCCAATTCTGGAGCAGCCCAAGCGCGGAATTCCTCCAAGGCGCACGCGCACGGCACGACGCCTGGCTCGCGCAGAAGCGGCGTGACGAGGAGCTTGCGCGCGCGATTCGCTCGGACACCGCGGTACGGGCCAACGTCGGCAGCCTGGACGAGCGCATCCCGCCAAGCGCCGACGGCATCGGCCTCGTGCGAACGGAGCTCCTTTTCAGCGGCCGCCTCTCGCCCCCCGGTGAAATGGAGCAGGCGAGCGTCTACGCCGCCTTGGCGAAGGGCGTCGCGGGCAACCCCTGCATCGTGCGTCTCTTCGATGCGGGCGGCGACAAGCCGATACCGTGGTTACCCGGCGAGGGCCGCGGCATGGATCTCTTGCTCGCGCACCCGCACGTGTTCGAGGCGCAGCTGCGCGCCATCGACCGCGCCCGTGAACACGGGGACGTTCAGGTCCTCGTTCCCATGGCGCGATCGGCCGAGGACATCGAGCGCGTGCGCGCCGGCTTGGCGAGCGATGCCCCCGTGGGCGCCTTGATCGAGACGCGCGAGGCGGCCGACGCCATCGAGGCGATCGCGCGCGTATCCGATTTCATCTCCGTTGGCACGAACGATCTCGCCTCAAGTGTTCTTGGCGTCGATCGTGCAGTATTGCGTTGGGAGGGGACCGAAGCCTTCTTGCGCGATGAGCGCCTTCTCGTCGTCGTTCGCACCATCGTCGAACGCGCCCACGCAACGGGTCGAAAGGTCACGGTTTGTGGAGAACTCGCAGGGCATCCGGAGATGGCACGGGAGCTCGTAGCCCTCGGGGTGGACGCCCTTAGCGTGGCATGTGAACGCATCGCGTCGGTCAAGGTAGCTTTGGGTGCACGGAATCGGTGA
- a CDS encoding PTS sugar transporter subunit IIA translates to MIDAGWCIAKSSARSAEDAILEIAGRLVARGRVRASFGHACVLREKHSPTGLPFDTPAVALPHVDASHVLASSIAVLTLDAPVAFREMGAPESVLDVSIVIVPAFATAETARELAELVAALQDRALRHALADAGDADELARVLREALKGG, encoded by the coding sequence ATGATCGACGCGGGGTGGTGCATCGCGAAGTCCAGCGCCCGATCCGCCGAAGATGCCATTTTGGAAATCGCCGGGCGGCTGGTCGCCCGCGGTAGGGTGCGCGCGTCCTTTGGGCATGCGTGCGTCCTGCGCGAGAAGCATTCGCCCACCGGCCTGCCGTTCGATACGCCCGCCGTGGCGCTTCCCCACGTGGATGCGTCGCACGTCCTCGCCTCGAGCATCGCCGTGCTCACGCTCGATGCGCCGGTGGCCTTTCGCGAAATGGGCGCGCCCGAATCGGTGCTCGACGTGTCCATCGTCATCGTGCCGGCGTTCGCCACCGCCGAGACGGCGCGCGAGCTCGCCGAGCTGGTGGCCGCCTTGCAAGATCGGGCGTTGCGCCACGCACTGGCGGACGCTGGCGACGCGGACGAACTCGCGCGCGTGCTCAGGGAGGCCTTGAAGGGGGGGTGA
- a CDS encoding alpha/beta hydrolase, protein MRTTITPPQPHPGPRWLYLHGFASGPQSSKGVAIANHYAERGIAVERLNLRVPSLEHLRLSAMMRVVRDAMGSDADRSVLFGSSLGGLTACRVAEEDSRVCALVLLAPAFCIAPRWRARLGEDDWRRWQETNAFEIDDHAEKKRTHVDFDFIRDLESIDTRSGGWPQVRVPTLIVHGVSDDVASIDLTRAWAKGKRHVHLVEVDDGHELVKSLGRICAEADTFLAPFLR, encoded by the coding sequence ATGCGCACCACGATTACTCCGCCGCAGCCCCATCCCGGTCCCCGCTGGTTGTACTTGCACGGATTCGCCTCGGGCCCCCAATCGTCCAAGGGCGTGGCCATCGCCAACCATTACGCCGAGCGTGGCATCGCCGTCGAGCGACTGAATCTGCGCGTTCCCTCACTGGAGCATCTGCGCCTCTCGGCCATGATGCGCGTGGTGCGCGACGCCATGGGCAGCGACGCCGATCGCTCGGTGCTCTTTGGATCGAGCCTCGGCGGGCTCACGGCATGCCGTGTCGCGGAAGAAGACTCGCGCGTGTGCGCACTGGTTCTCCTCGCGCCGGCGTTTTGCATTGCCCCGCGCTGGCGCGCCCGTCTCGGGGAGGACGACTGGCGCCGCTGGCAAGAAACCAACGCCTTCGAAATCGACGACCACGCCGAGAAAAAGCGCACCCACGTCGACTTCGACTTCATCCGCGATCTCGAATCCATCGACACCCGCTCGGGCGGCTGGCCCCAAGTGCGCGTGCCCACGTTGATCGTGCACGGCGTTTCGGACGACGTGGCCAGCATCGACTTGACGCGCGCGTGGGCCAAAGGCAAGCGCCACGTGCACCTCGTGGAGGTGGACGACGGGCACGAGCTCGTGAAGTCCCTGGGGCGCATCTGCGCAGAAGCCGACACCTTCCTGGCGCCTTTCCTTCGGTAA
- a CDS encoding amidohydrolase: protein MASVVILAGIPGCTEKEIDPSVQTTSLDDRKACTLFYHGKIFTGEGRAEAIGVCGSTIAFVGHARDFRERRYDTVDLGGRTVVPGIDDAHAHVLGIPGTRLNTGDFVPGPGPALDEVKDIVRRGTTAHPPGTWLVVTVGEAILADPDATRFALDPEAPDHPVVLRSWTGHGTVINTQAMRTLGISETEPDPFGGRYVRVAGSNVLDGVVQEYAEHLLNRRLFERTSDAELVASYRAFAERAVRVGYTSIQDIPLGLTRERAAKILSMASLPIRVRSICFPLTVDEACDRQWPAGTSPSGKTSLSGLKWITDGTPLERNAFLEEPYADAPDFRGVFNFSDTALRAMLRRSLRGEGGKEDREQPIFHTVGDGALDDVLDAARSFGAKAWRGRRFRIEHGDLIFPRHFAALRSIGATVVQNPLHLALPDLMHERLGPVRASTMQPLRSLLERGIGLAFGTDSIGAVASPWLDMYFATTHPTHPSEAISLEQALVAYTRGAAYVEFADHEKGTLAPGMLADFAVLSQDIFRAPPEDLPSTTSVLTVVDGQIVWDSGEIAR from the coding sequence TTGGCTTCGGTCGTCATCCTCGCGGGCATCCCGGGCTGCACCGAAAAAGAAATCGACCCCTCGGTCCAAACGACATCCTTGGACGACCGCAAAGCCTGCACGCTCTTCTACCACGGGAAGATCTTCACCGGCGAGGGGCGTGCCGAAGCCATCGGCGTGTGCGGCTCGACGATCGCCTTCGTCGGGCATGCGCGAGACTTCCGCGAGCGCCGCTACGACACGGTCGACCTCGGCGGACGCACCGTGGTGCCGGGGATCGACGATGCGCATGCCCACGTGCTGGGGATCCCCGGCACCCGGTTGAACACCGGCGACTTCGTGCCCGGTCCGGGCCCCGCTCTGGACGAGGTGAAGGACATCGTCCGTCGGGGAACGACGGCGCATCCGCCGGGAACCTGGCTCGTGGTGACCGTGGGCGAGGCCATTTTGGCCGATCCCGATGCGACGCGCTTTGCGTTGGATCCGGAGGCGCCCGACCATCCCGTGGTCCTTCGTTCGTGGACCGGGCATGGCACGGTGATCAACACCCAGGCGATGCGCACCCTGGGCATCTCCGAAACGGAGCCCGATCCGTTCGGCGGCCGCTACGTGCGCGTGGCCGGGTCGAACGTCCTCGACGGCGTCGTGCAAGAGTACGCCGAGCACCTGTTGAACCGCAGGCTCTTCGAGCGAACGAGCGACGCGGAGCTGGTGGCCTCGTACCGCGCGTTCGCCGAACGAGCCGTCAGGGTCGGCTACACGAGCATCCAGGACATCCCCCTGGGCCTCACCCGGGAGCGCGCGGCAAAAATCCTATCGATGGCTTCACTTCCGATTCGAGTGCGATCCATCTGTTTTCCGCTCACGGTCGACGAGGCCTGCGATCGGCAATGGCCGGCGGGGACCTCTCCATCGGGGAAGACCTCGCTGAGCGGTCTGAAATGGATCACCGACGGGACCCCGCTCGAGCGCAACGCCTTCCTCGAGGAACCTTACGCCGACGCGCCCGATTTTCGTGGTGTCTTCAATTTCTCCGACACGGCTTTGCGCGCCATGCTCCGTCGCAGTCTACGCGGTGAGGGCGGGAAAGAGGACCGCGAGCAGCCCATCTTCCACACCGTGGGCGACGGCGCGCTGGACGACGTGCTCGATGCGGCGCGGAGCTTCGGCGCGAAGGCCTGGCGTGGTCGCCGCTTTCGCATCGAGCACGGGGACCTCATCTTCCCTCGGCATTTCGCCGCGCTGCGCAGCATCGGTGCCACGGTGGTCCAGAACCCGCTCCACCTGGCGCTGCCCGATTTGATGCACGAGCGCCTGGGCCCGGTGCGTGCGTCCACGATGCAGCCGCTTCGTTCCCTGCTCGAACGCGGCATCGGCCTCGCCTTTGGCACCGACTCCATCGGTGCCGTCGCCTCCCCGTGGCTCGACATGTACTTCGCAACCACGCACCCCACGCATCCATCCGAGGCCATCTCGCTGGAGCAGGCCCTCGTCGCCTACACGCGCGGTGCCGCATACGTCGAATTCGCCGACCACGAGAAGGGCACGCTCGCACCGGGGATGCTCGCCGACTTCGCGGTGCTCTCGCAGGACATCTTTCGCGCGCCCCCCGAGGATCTCCCCAGCACGACCAGCGTGCTCACCGTGGTGGACGGTCAGATCGTGTGGGACTCGGGTGAAATCGCGAGATAG
- the queD gene encoding 6-carboxytetrahydropterin synthase QueD yields the protein MEIFKEFRFEAAHHLPHTPDGHKCRRLHGHSFRVEIHVEGPLAQPQGWVMDFADLTKAFTPIHAKLDHYLLNEIEGLENPTSENLARWIWDRLKPGLSGLSQVVVRETCTSGCVYRGP from the coding sequence GTGGAGATTTTCAAAGAGTTTCGCTTCGAGGCCGCGCACCATTTGCCGCACACCCCCGACGGGCACAAGTGCCGGCGGCTGCACGGGCACTCGTTCCGGGTGGAGATCCACGTCGAAGGCCCGCTCGCGCAGCCCCAAGGCTGGGTGATGGACTTCGCGGATCTCACCAAGGCCTTCACACCGATCCATGCCAAGCTCGATCACTACCTTTTGAACGAAATCGAAGGCCTCGAGAACCCGACGAGCGAAAACCTCGCCCGCTGGATCTGGGATCGCCTCAAGCCTGGCCTCTCGGGCCTCAGCCAAGTGGTGGTGCGCGAAACCTGCACGTCGGGCTGCGTTTACCGTGGCCCCTGA
- a CDS encoding dihydroneopterin aldolase: MYERHTMADAGQKLRHVFIRDLMIPCFIGVPAPEREQAQRLRVNIDLSVREESGPVVDELHAVVDYEKIVKRVRACVRAARVKLLETLAEQIADIGLEDPRVRLVRVRLEKLDVFPDAAAAGITIERQQTE; this comes from the coding sequence ATGTACGAGCGACACACGATGGCCGATGCGGGGCAGAAGCTCCGCCACGTCTTCATCCGTGACTTGATGATCCCCTGTTTCATCGGCGTGCCGGCGCCCGAGCGCGAACAAGCGCAGCGACTGCGCGTGAACATCGACCTGTCGGTGCGGGAGGAATCGGGCCCGGTCGTCGACGAGCTTCACGCGGTCGTCGATTACGAAAAAATTGTGAAGCGCGTTCGCGCGTGCGTGCGCGCGGCCCGGGTCAAATTGTTGGAAACGCTCGCCGAGCAGATCGCCGACATCGGTCTGGAAGATCCGCGCGTCCGTTTGGTGCGGGTGCGGCTCGAGAAGCTCGACGTGTTTCCCGATGCGGCGGCCGCCGGCATCACCATCGAGCGCCAGCAGACGGAGTAG
- a CDS encoding SDR family oxidoreductase yields MHAPLSRLSRAALVTGGGRRIGRAIALGLARRGFRVAVHYGRSRDEAEAVVAEITGEGGHAVALAADLSREEEMHTVVPRAIAAIGPLGCLVNNASTFEYDTMANATRESWDFHMETNLRAPFVLSQDFARALPETDSGCIINLLDQRVWNLSPNFISYTVSKSALWTLTRTMAQALAPRIRVNAVGPGPTLPSVHQSLEQFARQVERLPLQRGASPEEISQAVNFLIESHSVTGQMLALDGGEHLGWAPPGPDDLEE; encoded by the coding sequence ATGCACGCGCCACTTTCACGTCTTTCGCGCGCCGCGCTCGTTACCGGGGGCGGCCGCCGAATCGGCCGGGCCATCGCCCTCGGCCTGGCCCGCCGCGGCTTTCGGGTCGCCGTGCACTACGGCCGCTCCCGCGACGAGGCGGAGGCCGTCGTTGCGGAGATCACCGGTGAGGGCGGCCATGCCGTGGCGCTCGCTGCGGATCTTTCGCGCGAGGAGGAGATGCACACCGTCGTCCCCCGCGCCATCGCGGCCATCGGTCCGCTCGGGTGCCTGGTGAACAACGCCTCCACGTTCGAATACGACACCATGGCGAACGCCACCCGCGAATCGTGGGATTTCCACATGGAGACCAACCTGCGCGCGCCCTTCGTGCTCTCGCAGGACTTCGCGCGGGCGCTCCCGGAGACGGACTCGGGCTGCATCATCAACCTGCTCGATCAGCGGGTGTGGAATCTATCGCCGAACTTCATCTCGTACACGGTCAGCAAGTCCGCCTTGTGGACCCTCACGCGGACGATGGCCCAGGCCCTGGCACCGCGCATTCGCGTGAACGCCGTGGGGCCCGGGCCCACCTTGCCGAGCGTGCATCAATCGCTCGAGCAGTTCGCGCGCCAGGTCGAGCGGCTTCCGCTCCAGCGCGGCGCCAGCCCGGAAGAGATCAGCCAGGCCGTGAATTTTCTCATCGAATCCCACTCCGTCACCGGGCAGATGCTCGCGCTCGACGGGGGTGAGCACTTGGGTTGGGCCCCCCCCGGCCCGGATGACCTCGAGGAATGA